GACCGAAAGCCTGTGTTGGTGATTGGTGAAGCAGTAGTGACAAAGGCAGCAGAAAGATTTGCTAACCCCGGTGACTTTTCCAACAGTTAAAAGACTCTCCATTTCAAATATTCCGCACGATTATTCATACTGCATCGGACTAAGGCTTTATTTCCAGCCGCACAGATGTGTCTGTCAACTACAATAAGCAGGCCAATCTTTCCATATCATAAAATTGATATTGAATTCTGGTGAACATTCCATTCCCGCGACCATCAACTTAATCCCTGTTATTCATTATATCTTAAATAAACAGTATCCAATGCATCCTTCAGAGCTTAATCCAAACTAACCCTGCCACTTAACACGCTTATCCCTAAACAAACTAACCATAGCAATAGGCAATAACTCCGTATTCACAATATTCAACCTCCCAAACCTCTCAACAATCTCATGTCCGTAAAACGTAGCAACCCAAGTCCAATAGGCATCCATGTTATTCCACCACCCAGTAATACCCTGTAGATTCGACTCCCCGCGCAACTGCTCCATCGCAGCGGATATCTTTCCGTCATCGGTCTCAACCTTGCTCTCAGTAGGTCTCTTCATCAGCGTGCGGAAGATGCGGTGCAGTCTGTTGGTAGCTGTGAAGTGACCGAAGAAAAAGGCTTCGCGGTAGCGGGTGAATTCCTCGAAAGACATGAATGTGTCTTTCTCGTGTTGAGATTCAGGTTCCCAGTCTGGTTCGTCAAGGGCGTACCGTTCATGTCTGGTTTTGCCGCTCAGGAATGTTTCTTTGTAACCTTCGTATGCGTGACGCTCATCTTCTTGGAAGTCGATCATAGGCTGAGATGGGTTCTTGAAAACTTCATCATGAATCTGCATGAGAGAAATGAATGGGGACTGTAGGTCAAGACCACCAAGTTCCATGGGGAAATACAGATAGCCATCGGGAATATCCTTGATACCAAATCTCTGACTGATTTCTCGTTTCAGGAACTCAACCACGCTCGTGACCTGACCAGCCGAGAGCTTGGCGAAAACCTGCTTCTCAATTTTTTTGTGAGTCGACAGCATGTTGTCAACGTGCTCACGACCAAAGCAGTTGGCTGCTTTACCGAAGTTAGACGTAAAGAAGGTCGCAGCATATGTATTCCATGCTTGGATGAAGCCAAGAATGCTCTTGCGCTTGTCAAGTAGCTGTTTTTGAAGTTCGTCGATGTGAGAGTCGACCATTTTCTGATCAATCTCAAACCGGCCCGTCTTGGGTGACAAGCGAAGGAAACCCCAGCGAATCTCACCTTCAGGGAGGGAATCATCAATGGGGAGAGTCACATTACTATCCTTCGAGATGCGGACCGTGCCTGTCTTGGTAGGGTTGACACTGACGCCGGTGACAATGGTAAACTCATCAACAGTGTCCCAAGCCTTCACAGCGACCTTGTGGTCAGGCGACCAGAACCAAAAGTTATCATGCATCCTCCACAGGTTGTTCGAGGTAGCCTGGTTGACCGCAAAGTCAAGGCAAAATAGGGTTGTCTCGCCGAACACGTCACTCAACACGTGGGCTGCTGGTGTACCACGACGCCTCTTGCGCGCCGACGagtcgtcatcgtcgacaaATTTGAGAGGTGCCTCAAGAAACTTCTTGAAGAACCCAAGCCACATATCAGAGACACCAAGAAATTTAAGGATCGTAAACACGGTGTCATGAGGAAGCTTAGGGTTCCAGTCGTCAAAAACAGAGTGGAATGCCGTCATCTCACCATAGAGATGAGTGTTGATGGTGATCTCTGTAGACAACAAATGAAGCAAGGTCTGCTTGAGTGCCATCGGGCTACGAGACttgtcgtcttcatcatcatcgtcttcttcctcctcgtcagaGTAATCAATCTCAGCAGCAAACTCCATATCAAAGTTGTTTGTAGCGATTTTACGGTGTCTCATCGCACCGCCGGTTCCCAGGCCTCTACCCGTTGGTGCCGACTTTCGCGCTGCTTTGCTGGCAAGCTGTCTACGCGGTGCTTGCATCGGTGCCTGAACTGCAAGCTTCCGCTTCTTACTGTCAGCGGCGAAACGTTCGTACTcggcctcctcctcaccatcGGCAGTGCCCGTGATTTCGTGCTCATAGTTCATGAGTTGAGCCATGAAGTATCTCTCCTCATTGACCTTGACACGTTCGCGCTGCAAGCAGGGCGAGTCTGAAAGTGGGCCGAGGTAGTAGCCAAGTCTTCGTTGATCGTTTCGAGGAATATCTTGTCTCTCCGACTTCCAGGCTCCGGAATCACGGAAGCCTTTGAAGGCTCTTTTGAAGAAAACACTCCACTTGACACCAATGTACTGTAGGAAGATCgcttggagaagatcttCATGCATATGGATGTTGAAGACTCCactaatcttcttctccatcgaTACGGGGACAGGAGTCTCAGAGTTCCACGTCCATGATTCGAGAGCATTGATGCGCATGTTAAGGACGTCTGCGATCTCCTTCAGGATCATATCATTACTTTCAAAGTCCTTGAGCACTTCTCGTTTCTCATTGGAGAGGAGATCTGATGAGTGAAGACCGGGAATGATCCACTTGAGGGAGCCAACAGTGAACTGATTGggtgttgagatggatgCTTCGTGGTCAGAGACAGATCGTCGAAGAATCTTAAGGCTATTAGCCATggtcttcttgtccttgttaTTAGAGCGGAAAAGATGGTCGAGGTAACTGTTGAGGGCCTTGGTATCAATATCGGCCGCTTGGAAGACGGTGTCCTCCCAGTCCATCCTGGACTGAAGCTTGGCCTGGTCACCAACGTCCTCGAACGCCTCGCCCATCTCAATATCTGCCTCTGGATCTTTCTCCTTGTCGCCGGACAGCCATTCGGTTACAAGCTCACCATAGAGCCAGGCATACTGATACTGAAGGGCTTGCATATTAAGCTGACGAGTGAGTGACTCCTCCCAGGCAGCCAACATCTTCTGCGACACTGATGGATCTGTCTTGGCCTGGCCAAGAAAGCggtcgaggttcttgaggtcGATCTCGAGGCGCTTGTGACTGGTGCGACCTAAGATGACTTTGTTCTCCTTGGTGAGCTTGATAGAGAAGCACTTCTTGACACCATCGCTCAAGATGACAAGACGCTTAACAGCATCCTTCTCTGCTTCGACGGAGGAAAGGATCGCcgccttggcttcttcaaagcGAGAGCGTCTCTTGGACAGCTCCTGAAgtttggtgttggtgatCTCTTGGAGAGTCTCGGAAAAGACACTACCGGAGGAAGCCATGGTGTAAGTGGGTTGAGGCTTAGGGGTAGTAGTCTGCTGTATGTGTGTTGATGGTCTTACTATCTATCTGATTCTGGCCATTAGTGATGAAGGGCCAGGTTTGGAGGATAACGTGATGATGGAATGGATGTGAAAGAAAGGAGGGGAGAGGGTCGAAGGAGGAGGGTGGTGTGTTATATATATACCAGGTGGGAGGAGGATTTGGTGTCCTCAGGCCAAAAGTTGCAGGGAGCTGTGCCGTCTAGGCCGTGTAAGCCAATAGCTTTGGCTAATGATGCGGTGTCAAGAATGAGCTCATATAATACAAAACGGGATCTAAAAGTCAGCTACGTCTTATTTGGTCAGCCATAGGCCAGTAAAGCGCTGTTGCGCGTGTATCACCGGCCACAGTAGTATGAGTTGTaagttgttgatgagctgaagTGAAGTGAGATGAAGCGAAGCCAGGGAGAAGCTAATGTGCTGACTGTCACTGTCGACAGAATTGATTCGTCAGATATCAGAACAAAGTGGGTCAATCTTAGGCTACAGCCTCTTGTGTTACATCATTTTCAACTCCATGAGTCTCCTGTTATAAAAGGTCAACTCAAGTGACAGTCCAACTGATTTAATAGTTGATCCAAAGAACTAATTTATAGGGCCTTGGAACATGTTTACCTTTAGCCGGACTTGGAGAGACACGTTCGTCCTAAGCTGGCGTCTGACACTGGCTTTGTTCCTTTTCCTTCACTACCTATCTTAGGTAACTGCTCTCGTTTGCGAGATATCGTCTCATTCCCCGGTTCCTGTTAATAGTGAAATCGCTGATTGATTCATTTATCGCCTAATTAAATCCCTTAAAATCGTGAATATTTAGTGCTGAGATGTTGAAGCCTCGGGTCCACGTGTGAACGCCCATTCATGGTCTATTCGATCGtttcaagcttctccatcatTTCACGAAACCAGCGTCTGCAATCCCCCTCTGTCAGTATCCTAAGTCTATTCATctgttcttcatcttccatccAGAGAGAGACTTCCAGGTCATCTTCCATCCAAAGAGAGACCCCTAGGTCATCCAAGGCCCCTCGATCCGGCATCCACGAGGATGCCAATTTTTTCTCAATATCGTGCACTCTCGATGGCCAAATGAAATCCCAGAACAACATAGCACGCGAatgccttcttgatctcactTTGAGAGTATCATCATCGCAGCACTCTCTAGTTTCGTAAGGTGACTCGTCAGCGTCACGGAGTAAAAATGCCTGATATTCCATGGCCAGTTCGTTAAGGAACGTGTCCATCTCTAAATCTTTTGCCGAAGGATCAAAATCGCTTTCTGATGACCCATCTTCTAAGTGACCTGGTTTGTCGATACATGTGTGTTCCATATGAAGCTCCTGAAAGGTCGCTTGCCTTAAAACAGCTATATGTTGACTCAGACTCAGCATCTGTCCATATTCGCTGACAAGTAATCGAAGCGAACTGCTTCCCAAGTGATACGCGGTATCCAAGAATTTGATTCCATGAGTAAAAGGTGTACATCCTTGGGGTGAGCATTGACACACACAATCGTCGGTGTCTTCAATGGCTATTGGAGAATTAACGAGATACTGTACCATCTCGTCATATCCAATATTATGATCACGGTAACGACTGAGAATGACTTCCGCCAGAACAAAGATAGGTGACTCAGCTTTCCGGTGCTCACAAACTAAACTCCAGAGGTTAGGGCAGTGTTCATACAGCCACATTGCATAAGTTGGTGTAACTGTTCCCAGAAAGTTTCGAAAGCTCTTGCCGAAACCGGGGCCAGTCTCACGTGTCAACGCCCAATCTGCCCAATGATCATCGATATCGGAAAACCCTAGATCCCAGAAGATAAATGCATCTTCAGGGTCGGTAATGTCCAGGTATATGGACCTCGAATGATATTTTCCACTCGGTATCTTTTTCAGGTCGGCAGATAATGCTGTCGACAGACGACCAAAACCTAACAAACCTCTCTCGCGGAGTATTCGATCCAACTCGATAGCATGCACACTTGTCTCGGATACCAAAGAGTAATACACACCGTGTACTGATCTCGGTAGCTTCTTTTGAGCTACCTGTCCCAGTTCCCGCCGATACAATTGCAACTGCTTAGCAAGCAGAACCTTGCAGTGATTTGAAGCGTAGATAAACAGACTGGTGAAACAATCCTGGCCACGCATCATGGGCTCCAAGAAATCGCGATAGGGTATAATTGGGCATCCAGCTGCTAGAAGAAGTTCGACTGCCGTGGTGCAAGGGCAAAAAGCCCCATCTTTGTTTTCCTGGTTATGGCAAATGTCTGCACTGACCTGGATTGCTCTGCCGAGAAGGGTCATCTGCCCAGCGAATACTATGCTTGATCGGACTAATTGCTCTGGGTTGGCTTTTTTTACCAAAGGTTCTAGAATCTCTGGATTCTCTATTGCGAAGTGAAAGGGAGTCTCGCCATAGAAACTAATTTCATCCAGACATTCTGGGTAGTTGTTAATCAGTTGCTTCGCCTCATCTATATCATTACGCAGAATAGCCAGCGTTAGTGGTCCGAATAAACCTATCAGAGATTTGATTTAGTATTTCACCCATGCTTTACCAATGCGTTCAGTGTCCTACCTTCAACAAACCTCTGGTTCAAAGTCTCATACTTGATAAAGTCATGCCGGGTGAAATCAATGAACCTTGGCACACTCGATGCTACTGGAGCTACCTCAATACCCTCGACATATAACTGACTGATGATGGTCACCGGAAGTACCAACTCATGAGCGGCTATATGCCACGCAGCAACGGTCATCTGGTTCATGGCCTCAACTTCCTTCTCTCGGCGGAGCTTCTCAGGGTCGTCAATGATGTTATCATCGCCACGAGCAACAAATCGAACAATTGCTTGAGACCGGTATGTGTAGATTGCTGCTGTTTGAAATTAAAGCCTCTTATGCCACAACAGTTCATCTGTAGTTGTTAAAAATTAAATCAACTTTTTTCGCGGAAGGCGGACTGACAACAAGAGTCAAGCGGTGGAGCAAAGAGCAACCCCGTGGGCCGAGATCAGTAGGTATCGCCGTTCCTGTATTGAATATAGCTTGTAGTTTGACTATGATcgaattgaagaagaattCTGGGCAGTTTCTCATAGCCCActgggttgaggagctgctACGCATCAGTATATCAAAAACCCTAAATGCCGGGGATCTATTTTCGTCAACCTCAGCAAAGTAAGTGAAAGACGGGCTGATGCTAAAGCCGCCTGCTCCTCCAGTCGTACGCAGAGTCAATTCAACAGCTTTGTTTATTAGTCGAACAATGCTAGAAATCCTGAGTGTACGACTTCGTGAGTACTTGGGGTCGACAAAACCGAATTCACAGTCCTTGTAGTGAGTAATATCGGTGGTCGTCTCATCAACCAAGTAGAGTGGCCCAAAACGAAGTGCCTTCCTA
This genomic stretch from Fusarium oxysporum f. sp. lycopersici 4287 chromosome 5, whole genome shotgun sequence harbors:
- a CDS encoding hypothetical protein (At least one base has a quality score < 10), which gives rise to MAELALAIIPLGLKTCSGLVSYLGGLKDHDDAIARLKRLTESLEGSFRLLEGFLKSGQLNSSTSQAVAQALQCLTYCENALSNLKEFGDKLSASKMPDPSVKDRVKGSYRKLAYPLRQDQLTQLENTLESLCTPLNLAVQSLQLFKQTSDDVSALTSDVSGLHDPLSSIETKLPSLQASVDGIAPQISLMIQAQFKSQMDEIRHSFQQAESAARQRNAQTNEILSQLHIDHRNPVPAVYKLAAKPSALSTIASSVLACPCRARRLRTRKALRFGPLYLVDETTTDITHYKDCEFGFVDPKYSRSRTLRISSIVRLINKAVELTLRTTGGAGGFSISPSFTYFAEVDENRSPAFRVFDILMRSSSSTQWAMRNCPEFFFNSIIVKLQAIFNTGTAIPTDLGPRGCSLLHRLTLVVTAIYTYRSQAIVRFVARGDDNIIDDPEKLRREKEVEAMNQMTVAAWHIAAHELVLPVTIISQLYVEGIEVAPVASSVPRFIDFTRHDFIKYETLNQRFVEGLFGPLTLAILRNDIDEAKQLINNYPECLDEISFYGETPFHFAIENPEILEPLVKKANPEQLVRSSIVFAGQMTLLGRAIQVSADICHNQENKDGAFCPCTTAVELLLAAGCPIIPYRDFLEPMMRGQDCFTSLFIYASNHCKVLLAKQLQLYRRELGQVAQKKLPRSVHGVYYSLVSETSVHAIELDRILRERGLLGFGRLSTALSADLKKIPSGKYHSRSIYLDITDPEDAFIFWDLGFSDIDDHWADWALTRETGPGFGKSFRNFLGTVTPTYAMWLYEHCPNLWSLVCEHRKAESPIFVLAEVILSRYRDHNIGYDEMVQYLVNSPIAIEDTDDCVCQCSPQGCTPFTHGIKFLDTAYHLGSSSLRLLVSEYGQMLSLSQHIAVLRQATFQELHMEHTCIDKPGHLEDGSSESDFDPSAKDLEMDTFLNELAMEYQAFLLRDADESPYETRECCDDDTLKVRSRRHSRAMLFWDFIWPSRVHDIEKKLASSWMPDRGALDDLGVSLWMEDDLEVSLWMEDEEQMNRLRILTEGDCRRWFREMMEKLETIE